In Candidatus Devosia phytovorans, the DNA window ATGGAAGTCGACCAGGCCTCGCTGCGCCGCACCTATGTGCCCGATGAAAGTGTCGTTGTGCCGGTGGGCTTTTTCGTCAAGGGCCCGGCCTACAAGATGTGGGGCTTCATCCCTGCCGACCGCCACCTGCTCGGGCCGCTGAAATCCACCGACACGATGTATCTGCTTGGCACCGACCGGCTGGGCCGCGACCTGATGAGCCGGCTGATCTATGGCACGCGCATTTCCATGTCGATCGGCCTGATCGGTGTCGTCATCAGCCTCTGCCTCGGTGTCACCCTGGGTTCGCTGGCCGGCTTTTATGGTGGCGTCGTTGATACCGTCATCGCCCGCATCATCGAGGTGATTTCCTCGATGCCCACCATTCCGCTCTGGCTGGGCCTGGCGGCGGCCATCCCACTGACCTGGTCACCGTTGACAGTCTATTTCGTCATCACCCTCATCGTCTCGCTGTTTGGCTGGACCGGACTGGCCCGAGAGGTGCGCGGACGCTTCTTTGCCCTGCGCGGCGAGGATTTCGTTACCGCCGCCAAGCTCGACGGCTCCAGCGAACGCCGCGTCATCTTCCGCCACATCCTGCCATCGCTGACCAGCCATATCCTGGCCGTGGTGACCCTCGCACTGCCGACGATGATCGTTGCGGAAACCGCGCTGAGCTTTCTCGGCATCGGCCTCAAGGCACCCATCGTATCCTGGGGCGTGCTGCTGCAGGAAGCCCAGAACGTGCGCACCATCGCCAACGCGCCCTGGCAGCTCGTCTGGCCCGCCGGCGCGGTGGTGATCACCGTGCTTGCCTACAACTTCCTCGGGGACGGCATGCGCGACGCCGCTGATCCCTATGAAAGCTGACCTGATGACCAAACCCGGCCCCGAAGTCACCGGCCAGACCCCTGCGGACGACGTAGTTCTCAGCGTTGAAAATCTGAGCCTTGATTTCAAGCTGCGCACCGAAGTGCTGCACGCGGCGCGCAACATCAGCTTCAAGCTGCGCCGTGGCAAGACGCTGTGCCTCGTCGGCGAAAGCGGCTCCGGCAAGAGTGTCACCGCCCGTGCCCTGATGCGCATCATCGACAGCAATGGCGTCATCGCCAATGGCCGCATCCTGCTTGATGACGCCAGGGGCGCCATCGACATCGCCCAGCTCGACGAGCGCAGCAAGGCGCTGCTCTCTATTCGCGGTGGCCGCATTGGTCTGATCTTCCAGGAACCGATGAGCTCGCTCTCGCCGGTGCACACCATCGGTTCGCAGATCATCGAAGCGCTGCGCCTGCATCGCAAGATGAACAAGGCCGAGGCGCGAGCAGAAACCATCGAACTGCTGCGCCAGGTCGAAATCCCCAATCCCGACAAGATGATCGACCGTTATGCCTTCGAGTTTTCCGGCGGCATGCGCCAGCGCGCCATGATCGCCATGGCTCTTGCGGCAAATCCGGAAATCCTCATCGCCGACGAGCCGACCACGGCGCTCGACGTCACCACCCAGGCCGAGATCCTCGACCTGGTCAAGCGCCTGCAGGTCAGCCGCGGCATGGCCATGCTGCTGATCACCCATGACATGGGCATCGTGGCCGAGGTCGCCGATGAGGTGGCGGTGATGCACTATGGGCAGATCGTCGAATTCGGCAGCGTCGACGACATTTTCCACGATCCCAAGCACAACTATACGCAGCGCCTGCTCAATGCCACCGTCAAGCTCGAGCAGAACCGCCGCTCGGTGCAGCGCGACGTCGTAGTCCCTGAGGCGTCGAAAGTAATCCTTTCGGCCCGCAATCTCAGCAAGGTGTATGGCGCCTCGACCGCCTGGTTCGGTGGCAACAGCTATGCCATCAAGGCGGTGGATGACGTCAGCTTTGACCTCCATGCCGGGGAAAACCTCGGTATCGTCGGCGAAAGCGGCTCCGGCAAGACCACCGTCGGCCGCATGCTGCTCCGCATCATCGAGCCAACCTCCGGCACCGTCACGTTCGATGGCGAGAACGGCCCGCTGGACGTTACCAGCCTTTCCAAGCGGGAACTGCGCGACTTCCATCGCCAGGTGCGGCTGGTGTTCCAGGACCCTTTCGCGTCACTCAATCCGCGCATGACCGTGCGCGACATCGTCGGCGACCCGCTCAAGGTCACCCGGCACATGTCGGGCAAGGCGCTCGACGAGCGGGTCTGCGAGTTGCTGACCCTCGTGGGCCTCGATCCATCGACGCGTGAACGCTATCCGCACGCCTTTTCGGGCGGCCAGCGCCAGCGCATCGGCATCGCCCGCTCGCTCGCCCTCGACCCCAAGGTGATCATTGCCGACGAGGCCACGGCCGCGCTCGACGTCTCGATCCGCTCGCAGGTGCTCGACCTGCTGCTCGATATCCAGAAGCGGCTGGGCCTCAGCTTTGTCTTCATCTCGCACGACATTTCCGTGGTCCGCTATTTCTGCGACCGCGTCGGTGTCATGCATCGCGGCAAACTGGTCGAAATCGGTCCCACCGAAGCGATCTGCACCACGCCCCAACAGGCCTATACCCAGAGCCTGATCTCGGCTGTCCCCAACCCCGATCCCCGCAACAAGCGCATGCTGCACCGCACGCGTTTCAAGGATTGAAGGATTATCCCTTGCCCAAGTTTGCTGCCAATCTCTCGTTTCTCTACCAGGACCAGCCGTTTCTCGACCGCTTCGCCCAGGCGGCCGAGGACGGGTTCGGAGCGGTGGAATATGTTTCGCCCTATGAGTTCGACAAGACCGAAGTCGCCAGTGCGCTCAAGCTCGCCGGCATTGCCCAGGCGCTGTTCAATCTCCCGCCCGGCAATTGGGGCGCCGGCGAGCGCGGCATCGGCTGCCTGCCCAATCGCGTGGAGGAATTCCGCCGCGGCGTCGATACCGCCATCGACTATGCCAGAGCGCTCGACTGCAAGACCGTCAATTGCCTTGCTGGCCTCGCGCCGGCCGGGGCCGATGCCGAAACGCTCGACCGGACGCTGATCGACAATCTCAACTATGCCGCGCCGCGCCTCGCCGATGCCGGCATTGCCCTCGTCATCGAACCGATCAACCGGCGGGACATGCCAACCTTCCACCTTGCCACGACCGATCACGCCGAACGGATCATGGCCGGGGTCAGCTCCGACAATCTCAAGATCCAGTATGATTTCTACCATATGCAGATCATGCAGGGCGACCTCGTGCCGACCTTCGAGCGCCTGCAGGATCGCATTGGCCACGTGCAGATCGCCGACAATCCCGGCCGCAACGAGCCGGGCACCGGCGAGATCAACTATCCCTATATTTTCTCCGCTCTCGATCGGCTGGGTTACACCGGCTGGGTGGGTTGCGAATACAAACCCAGCGCCGGCACTTCCGAAGGCCTCGGCTGGATGAACCCTTACCGCAAGGAGCGCTAGGCCATGAAAATAGGCTTTATCGGACTGGGCGTCATGGGACGCCCCATGGCAGGCCACTTGATCGCCGCCGGCCACGACGTCACCATCAACCGGGTCAAGCCGGTGTCGCAGCATCTGGTGGACCAGGGCGGCAAAGCCGCCGCCACCGCCCGGGAGGCGGTTACGGATGCCGAGGTGGTCATCCTCATGCTTCCCGACACGCCCGATGTCGACGACATGCTGTTTGGCAAGGACGGTATTGCCGAGGCGCTGGCGCCGGGCGCCTTGGTCATCGACATGAGCTCCATCTCCCCAGTGGCCACCAAGCGCTTTGCCGAACAGGTCAGGGCAGGGGGCGGCGACTATCTCGATGCGCCCGTGTCGGGCGGCGAGGTCGGCGCCAAGAATGCCGCGCTGACCATCATGGTCGGTGGCAGCGAGGCAGCGTTCGACCGTGCCATGCCGCTGTTCCAGCTGATGGGCAAGAACATCAACCGCGTCGGCGAAGTGGGCGATGGCCAGACGGCCAAGGTCGCCAACCAGATCATCGTCGGCCTCACCATCGAGGCAGTGGCCGAGGCGCTGCTGTTTGCCAAAAAGGCCGGTGCCGATCCGATGAAGGTGCGCGAGGCGCTGATGGGTGGCTTTGCCGCCTCCCGCATTCTCGAAGTGCATGGCGACCGCATGAACAAGCGGACCTTTGATCCCGGCTTCCGCATCAAGCTGCATCGCAAGGACCTGGCGCTGGCGCTCGATGCCGCGCGCAGCCTCGAACTGGCCCTGCCCAATACCGCCGCCACGGCACAGCTGATGTCGGCCGCCATGGCTCAGGGCGATGGCGACAAGGACCATTCGGGCCTGATCCGCACGCTCGAAACCCTGTCAGCCGCCAGCGGCTGACCGTCTCAAACTGCCGTGCCGTTGATGGCGCAGGAGGCGCCATGCGCTCTCATTTTGTCTGGAGGAACCCATAATGCCGCTCGATAGATTGCCGAAGGTGCCCTATGGCGCCGTCTATTTCCGCAAGTCCAACCCGCCCAAGGAGGATTGGGAGCGCGACTATGGGATTGCCGCCGAGGACGGCCTCAATGTCTTCCGCCACTGGTTCATGTGGTCGGCCATCGAGCGGAAGCCGGGCGTCTATGACTGGGAGGACTTCGACCGCCAGCTCGACCTCGCCGCCAGGAACGGCATCCTGACCATCATTGCCGAGCTGACCCAGACCACGCCGGACTGGGCCTATCGCGCTTATCCGCATGCCCGCCAGATCACGGCCGACGGCGCTTTCCTTCCGCCGATCATGCATCCGAGCTGCGCCAC includes these proteins:
- a CDS encoding ABC transporter permease, whose protein sequence is MTVHTFIDGVPETGPSVTSLKPTHDSGKAAVAGQWTLIWYKFVRNKLALVSGCVIIVMALIGVFAEFLAPALPDTSKPQFTNAPPQQLRFFVTNEDGSTSFQLHVTGYTMEVDQASLRRTYVPDESVVVPVGFFVKGPAYKMWGFIPADRHLLGPLKSTDTMYLLGTDRLGRDLMSRLIYGTRISMSIGLIGVVISLCLGVTLGSLAGFYGGVVDTVIARIIEVISSMPTIPLWLGLAAAIPLTWSPLTVYFVITLIVSLFGWTGLAREVRGRFFALRGEDFVTAAKLDGSSERRVIFRHILPSLTSHILAVVTLALPTMIVAETALSFLGIGLKAPIVSWGVLLQEAQNVRTIANAPWQLVWPAGAVVITVLAYNFLGDGMRDAADPYES
- a CDS encoding ABC transporter ATP-binding protein, encoding MTKPGPEVTGQTPADDVVLSVENLSLDFKLRTEVLHAARNISFKLRRGKTLCLVGESGSGKSVTARALMRIIDSNGVIANGRILLDDARGAIDIAQLDERSKALLSIRGGRIGLIFQEPMSSLSPVHTIGSQIIEALRLHRKMNKAEARAETIELLRQVEIPNPDKMIDRYAFEFSGGMRQRAMIAMALAANPEILIADEPTTALDVTTQAEILDLVKRLQVSRGMAMLLITHDMGIVAEVADEVAVMHYGQIVEFGSVDDIFHDPKHNYTQRLLNATVKLEQNRRSVQRDVVVPEASKVILSARNLSKVYGASTAWFGGNSYAIKAVDDVSFDLHAGENLGIVGESGSGKTTVGRMLLRIIEPTSGTVTFDGENGPLDVTSLSKRELRDFHRQVRLVFQDPFASLNPRMTVRDIVGDPLKVTRHMSGKALDERVCELLTLVGLDPSTRERYPHAFSGGQRQRIGIARSLALDPKVIIADEATAALDVSIRSQVLDLLLDIQKRLGLSFVFISHDISVVRYFCDRVGVMHRGKLVEIGPTEAICTTPQQAYTQSLISAVPNPDPRNKRMLHRTRFKD
- the hyi gene encoding hydroxypyruvate isomerase — its product is MPKFAANLSFLYQDQPFLDRFAQAAEDGFGAVEYVSPYEFDKTEVASALKLAGIAQALFNLPPGNWGAGERGIGCLPNRVEEFRRGVDTAIDYARALDCKTVNCLAGLAPAGADAETLDRTLIDNLNYAAPRLADAGIALVIEPINRRDMPTFHLATTDHAERIMAGVSSDNLKIQYDFYHMQIMQGDLVPTFERLQDRIGHVQIADNPGRNEPGTGEINYPYIFSALDRLGYTGWVGCEYKPSAGTSEGLGWMNPYRKER
- a CDS encoding 2-hydroxy-3-oxopropionate reductase; this translates as MKIGFIGLGVMGRPMAGHLIAAGHDVTINRVKPVSQHLVDQGGKAAATAREAVTDAEVVILMLPDTPDVDDMLFGKDGIAEALAPGALVIDMSSISPVATKRFAEQVRAGGGDYLDAPVSGGEVGAKNAALTIMVGGSEAAFDRAMPLFQLMGKNINRVGEVGDGQTAKVANQIIVGLTIEAVAEALLFAKKAGADPMKVREALMGGFAASRILEVHGDRMNKRTFDPGFRIKLHRKDLALALDAARSLELALPNTAATAQLMSAAMAQGDGDKDHSGLIRTLETLSAASG